From Achromobacter spanius, a single genomic window includes:
- a CDS encoding sensor histidine kinase yields the protein MSLRIPGLPRVGIRALLIILLLPGVVVLLVIDSLNDYRTLAEITNEAYDSALVEPARVLESSLEFTPDGNLQVATPLYAQVMLESRAGLRKYFRIEEIDPPLPDGAPVPPTQGKTLLGMPEMPRPPSWPRSNGQPIFYDSVYRNDPVRVVSVVRDLYYQGQHRQVLVVVAESTGKRIEAENNARRQEILRDSRMLALVVLLVWWGVSWALKPLRRLQADIRGRRPDDLTPLDASRVPSEVAPLVEAVNHHIARYRRVLDEQSNFLADASHQLRTPLAIMLTQAQYTLRERDPTRAREGLRAIVDQLGRTRRLTEQLLSLAHAHQAGQTPRQLLDMNAVSREVVLQYLPLAHEKQQDLGWVQADAEDGQDTPVPVSGNEAELHEALSNLVHNAIHYAPVGARITVSVCRTDSRVQVAVSDNGPGLEPIMRTRAFTRFERVGTDKPVTSSGSGLGLGIARAYARRNEGDIELRDGEPNDQGGVGLASVLWLPLAPTVSQYPRPAEVQLKGDQ from the coding sequence GTGAGCCTGCGGATACCCGGACTGCCGCGCGTCGGCATCCGCGCGCTTCTCATCATTTTGCTGCTGCCCGGGGTGGTGGTGCTGCTCGTCATCGACAGCCTGAACGACTACCGAACCCTGGCCGAGATCACCAACGAGGCCTATGACAGCGCCTTGGTCGAACCGGCGCGCGTGCTGGAAAGCAGCCTCGAATTCACGCCCGACGGCAACCTGCAGGTGGCCACGCCGCTCTATGCGCAGGTCATGCTCGAATCGCGGGCGGGCCTGCGCAAGTATTTCCGCATCGAGGAAATCGATCCGCCCCTGCCGGACGGCGCGCCCGTGCCGCCGACGCAGGGCAAGACGCTGCTCGGCATGCCGGAGATGCCGCGTCCGCCGTCCTGGCCCCGGTCCAACGGCCAACCCATCTTCTACGACAGCGTGTACCGCAACGACCCCGTGCGCGTCGTGTCCGTGGTGCGCGATCTCTATTACCAGGGCCAGCATCGCCAGGTGCTGGTCGTCGTGGCCGAAAGCACCGGCAAGCGCATCGAGGCCGAGAACAATGCGCGGCGCCAGGAGATCCTGCGCGATTCGCGGATGCTGGCGCTCGTCGTGCTGCTGGTCTGGTGGGGCGTGTCCTGGGCCTTGAAGCCGTTGCGCCGGTTGCAGGCCGACATCCGCGGACGCCGGCCCGACGACCTGACGCCGCTGGACGCCTCGCGCGTGCCCAGCGAAGTCGCGCCGCTCGTCGAAGCCGTCAATCACCACATCGCCCGCTACCGGCGGGTGCTGGACGAGCAATCCAACTTTCTTGCCGACGCTTCGCATCAATTGCGCACGCCGCTCGCCATCATGCTGACGCAGGCCCAATACACCCTGCGTGAACGCGATCCCACGCGGGCGCGCGAAGGGCTGCGCGCCATCGTCGACCAGCTCGGGCGCACGCGCCGGCTGACCGAGCAGCTCCTGTCGCTGGCGCACGCCCACCAGGCCGGCCAGACCCCGCGCCAATTGCTCGACATGAATGCCGTGTCGCGCGAAGTCGTGCTGCAGTACCTGCCGCTGGCGCACGAAAAGCAGCAGGACCTGGGCTGGGTGCAGGCCGACGCCGAAGACGGCCAGGACACGCCGGTGCCGGTGTCCGGCAACGAGGCCGAACTGCACGAGGCCCTGTCCAATCTCGTGCACAACGCCATCCATTACGCACCCGTCGGCGCGCGCATCACGGTTTCCGTGTGCCGCACCGACAGCCGTGTCCAGGTCGCCGTATCCGACAACGGGCCCGGCCTGGAGCCCATCATGCGCACGCGCGCATTCACGCGTTTCGAGCGCGTGGGCACGGACAAGCCGGTGACCTCCTCCGGTTCCGGCCTGGGCCTGGGCATCGCACGCGCCTACGCCCGGCGCAACGAAGGCGACATCGAACTGCGCGATGGCGAGCCCAACGATCAGGGCGGCGTCGGCCTCGCGTCGGTGCTGTGGCTGCCGCTGGCGCCCACCGTGTCGCAGTACCCGCGCCCCGCCGAGGTCCAGCTCAAGGGCGATCAATAA